The genomic region ACTTTCTACGCTAGGGTATTTTGATACTTCTAGTTTAACAAATAATGAGAAAGTGGATATAGAAGAGATTTTTAAGCATCCCACTGAGGATTATCTAGTTTCGAATCTGAAGAGGCTCAACCTCACTgctatcaaagaagaagagtacCAATCATTGAATGATCCATCGAtggaaactttgaaaaaatcattAGAAAGTAAAGACTACACTGCGTTAAGTAAAAAGGACTATGAGAATTTGCTTCATGCTTCCGAAAGTCCGTCCCTGTCATATCTCGAGAGTAAGGCTCACAAGCTTCAAAAAACCATTATCGACATTGATGAGTATGAAAATTTGAGGAAACCGGATGTTGAGGCATTAACAAACCATGCCCAGTCCAGAGGACTTCAGGTATTGAAACAGTCACAATTGACTGATATAAAAGCTAAATTGGAAAGCCCGTCTGAAGAATATTTGCAGGCCAAAGCAGATGCAAAAGGATTAACTGTACTAACGAAGAGTAAATTGTCCCAACTCACTGAACCAAGTATCGAAGACGTCCAACAGTTAGCTACCACTCACGACCATATTTTAATATCTAACAAAGATTACCATGAGCTACTGAATCCTTCTATCGATAAAGTGGAAAAAATTGCTGCAAATCACAAACTCTCGGTAATACCTGATAAGGATCTAATTGATCTGAAATGCAAAGCTGAAAGTCCAGATATTAATAGGTTGAAAGAATGTGCTAAGTCAAAAGATcatgttcttcttccaaatgaGGAGCACACCAGACTAATGCATGGAAACACTCatccttcaattgaagCTATTCAATCATCGCTTTCTAGTGACGATATGGAGTCTTTATTGCTGTGGTTGGCGGAAAGAAAGTCCATAACACCTATACGCACCACTGAGTATCACAAATTAACAGAACTAGCTAATACTCCTCCACTGGATCATCTAAAGAAAGCTGCCAAAGCTTTAGATTACACCTTGCTCAGTCAAGCTGAAATAGAGAACCTAAGAAACTTAGCTCAAAATCCTCCCTTTGAACACCTGAAAGATAAACTACTAGCTCTCAATTATACTATTATCAAACAGGAGGACCTTCATAAGTTGAAGGAACAGCTAGAATCTCCAACTTTGAACTTTTTATCGGAAAAGGCAGCAGAGAAAAACTATGATATAATCCTAAAGACTGACCACTCAGAGCTTTTGAGAAAGTCATCAGACCCGACCATCCAAGAAATGCAGCACTTGGCAGCTGTAACTGGCCACTTGATTGTATCGCAGAGTGACTACgattatttgaataagACCGTAAATGAACCATCAAGAAActtcatcattgaaaaggcAAAGGATATCGGTATGGTTACTATCGAACAGAAAGAGTATGAAAAGTTAGTTCATAAGGGCAGTGATAAAACAATGTTACTCGAATCTATTAAgaattttggatttgttCCAGTCACTGCGccagatttcaattcctttaaACAAAAGTCAATCGACAATGTTGACATCGACCAATTAACTAACAGATTGGAAACATTGGGTTACGTTGcagtttcaaaagaaggataCTCAAAATTAATGGCTCCCGTTATAGATAAAGTAACTAAAGATGAAACTTTTAAACTCTGTGACAAATACAATCTAAAGCCTGTTGCTGCTGAAGCATACCAGAAATTACAGGAAAGCTCGAAAGTTGCACTACTTTCAGAGGATGAATTGATTAAGAAAGTCAAGGAACATGGTCATGTGGTCTTAGATAGTAAGTCTTACGAAGATTTGATAAACAAATCAAACAATCCACAACTAAAAGATTTATCCAGACACCTCTCAACCTATAAAATGGTTCCCGTACAGCTGAACGAATATGAAAATCTAATGGCTATGAAAGACTCTCCCTCATTGACGTTTTTGAAGGAGAAGGCTAaacttcatcatcaaactATGTTACCATTCGATGAACTGGAGGGcttgaaatcgaaattaGAGCACCCATCTAGAGAATATTTAGAAAACATGGCTGGAACTCTTGGACTCGCCCTGTTACCAATTGAATCTATTGAAGAGCTCAAGACCTCATATGAAAATCCTTCTATTGCACACTTATCAAATAGGGCAAGCAATATTGGCAAACGTTTGATCGATCAACAGAAATATGACAAtttgcaaagaaaaacaaacgAACCTACGGTGAAAGAAGTGGAACAACTGGCTGCTAGAATTGAATGCAAGGTTCTACCAACTGTCGAGTACGAAGAGCTACAGCTCGCAATCAATAACCCTTCaatcaaaagatcaaaGGAGGTTTGCGACATCAATGGGTATAGCGTAGTTCCCACGAAAAAGTTCAATGAACTTCAACTTAACTTGACTAGTCCATCTTTAGAATTCTTGCAAGAAAAAGCGCAGCAACACAAACAAGTTTTACTACCGATTGAAGAACATAATAAGTTACAAATGTCAGCAGTTACTGACGAGCAGGGTTTACAGAGAAGTGCGAGAAGTCTCGGACTTGTAGTTGTTCCGGAAGCTGATTATGATTCTTTGTCCAATCCTTCCCTGCACATCCTACAAAAGCAAATAACAGAAAAAGGTCATGTGGTACTTGATGCTGAGACCTACAAAAGTCTCAATTCCTCAAATGTTGATTCAATTTCCAAACAGGAGGTGATAGGTCTGTGTTCAAAGTTCGATTTGATTCCTCTACCTGAAAAACACTATAAGGAGTTAACAGTTCCTTCGATAGAGAAAGTAAAACAGCTAGTCGAACCATTAGCGCTAACTGTTATTGACCGTGAGGAATTGGCTTTCTTGAAGACCCAAGTTGATAATCCATCTGAAGAATCAGTTGTAGCGACCGCGCCAAAATACGGGTACAAGCTCCTGGGTGACAAGGAATATGAGAATTTACAAAACGAGGCCAAAAAACTCTCTTCTCTCAccaaaattgatattgaaaaacttgCAGCGAAATTGGGTCTTGTTGTTCTTAGTGAAGAATCATACGATGCTCttattgaaaaactgaaaaaagaggttgaagtttcttcaatgtcACCAAGATCGAAAGTCGCAGCAAGCAAGCTATATTTCGAAAATGttatcaagaaagagaattcaaataaagaGGTGGTATTAGAATCAGGAAAGTTATTAGGATTTGTAAGACTTTCAAACGATGAGTACAAAAGGCTTCTCGAGAATCAACAAAAGCACGAATTAACAAAGACGGATATTTATAATGGGGCAAAAGCCTTTGATCTCACTGTTCTTCCCTCCGAAGAATATAATAACTTATTACAAAGAAAGGCGCATAGTGATAATATTACATATGACGATTTACAGTTGTATGCTTCACGTTTTGCTTTGAAGTTGGTCCCTGTTAATTTCACAGATGAAGAACTCGAGAAACATAATAATCAACGTGTCGGCGATTATGGCTCTAGGCCTGCATTAAATCTCCATCCCTCTGTGAACCATTCCACTGTTAGTTTCAATTCTGTAAGCACAGGTGACACTGATTATTATGATGCGCTACAAAGTAGCAGCTCCTTCAACCTCAGAAACAGCCCTTCGAAGTCAAGCATGCATACATCTTCCACTCATTATACCGATGCCAATGATTTCCTTGGTtctgataatgataatgttTCACTGGCATCAACGATAAAAGATAATGAACCGACATTGGAGGACTTGCAAAGACATGCAGAAGTTTTAGGTTACAACcttattgaaaaggatatcGATTGTCATCAAAATCATTACTCTACATCATTGACACCTGAAGATTTGACAAAGGATATCATTTACTCTGCTGCACCGCAATTCGGATTATCTGTGGTGCCAACTGAGGAATTTATAGAGATGGAGAAACTTATCACTTCAGAGAGGTTAACACCAGATTCTATTCGTGAGAGTGCGAAGAAGTATGGCTTAATAGTTTTAACT from Kluyveromyces lactis strain NRRL Y-1140 chromosome D complete sequence harbors:
- the NUM1 gene encoding Num1p (weakly similar to uniprot|Q00402 Saccharomyces cerevisiae YDR150W NUM1 Protein required for nuclear migration localizes to the mother cell cortex and the bud tip may mediate interactions of dynein and cytoplasmic microtubules with the cell cortex) yields the protein MSGKGSSQSDKRSSRDELKFKLNRLQEQQKHQEALSHVNSEDPSLPFSNVLSKRDNRASLPVFAGSSAHAGVINANSGEDVNFVVGLSENLLVECRRLQAQNERKSAKLSSLQADYEKLKINLERLTVKHESMTKNEDSLKDTNWRQEMKLQSLSKEFQELTENFNKNKSELERQIELSKDMKTELEESSLERMGLKSELASSKKVHSNEIKELKRHVEELNNENDQLHNKVNMLSEKVTSLTKEIEERKGTSAQGKDDTAIATSEQKPSPAVKLIGGGMEGSDDSSLKKPIDSNLENQTLKANLNHANQLIVRLKQKLNRVKADSTMNSPLPSKSPRGKNKGGLSFIGSASTPQKSNTSSFNYEVTDNESGDWNVIPSPGKSSNADISDIDAESFVSETMDYVRDPISEGPFEHDEDFINELDYEDIERYAKTHNFALVPITELDELKKSKTPSTISDDTLSKHILSRLSTLGYFDTSSLTNNEKVDIEEIFKHPTEDYLVSNLKRLNLTAIKEEEYQSLNDPSMETLKKSLESKDYTALSKKDYENLLHASESPSLSYLESKAHKLQKTIIDIDEYENLRKPDVEALTNHAQSRGLQVLKQSQLTDIKAKLESPSEEYLQAKADAKGLTVLTKSKLSQLTEPSIEDVQQLATTHDHILISNKDYHELLNPSIDKVEKIAANHKLSVIPDKDLIDLKCKAESPDINRLKECAKSKDHVLLPNEEHTRLMHGNTHPSIEAIQSSLSSDDMESLLLWLAERKSITPIRTTEYHKLTELANTPPLDHLKKAAKALDYTLLSQAEIENLRNLAQNPPFEHLKDKLLALNYTIIKQEDLHKLKEQLESPTLNFLSEKAAEKNYDIILKTDHSELLRKSSDPTIQEMQHLAAVTGHLIVSQSDYDYLNKTVNEPSRNFIIEKAKDIGMVTIEQKEYEKLVHKGSDKTMLLESIKNFGFVPVTAPDFNSFKQKSIDNVDIDQLTNRLETLGYVAVSKEGYSKLMAPVIDKVTKDETFKLCDKYNLKPVAAEAYQKLQESSKVALLSEDELIKKVKEHGHVVLDSKSYEDLINKSNNPQLKDLSRHLSTYKMVPVQLNEYENLMAMKDSPSLTFLKEKAKLHHQTMLPFDELEGLKSKLEHPSREYLENMAGTLGLALLPIESIEELKTSYENPSIAHLSNRASNIGKRLIDQQKYDNLQRKTNEPTVKEVEQLAARIECKVLPTVEYEELQLAINNPSIKRSKEVCDINGYSVVPTKKFNELQLNLTSPSLEFLQEKAQQHKQVLLPIEEHNKLQMSAVTDEQGLQRSARSLGLVVVPEADYDSLSNPSLHILQKQITEKGHVVLDAETYKSLNSSNVDSISKQEVIGLCSKFDLIPLPEKHYKELTVPSIEKVKQLVEPLALTVIDREELAFLKTQVDNPSEESVVATAPKYGYKLLGDKEYENLQNEAKKLSSLTKIDIEKLAAKLGLVVLSEESYDALIEKLKKEVEVSSMSPRSKVAASKLYFENVIKKENSNKEVVLESGKLLGFVRLSNDEYKRLLENQQKHELTKTDIYNGAKAFDLTVLPSEEYNNLLQRKAHSDNITYDDLQLYASRFALKLVPVNFTDEELEKHNNQRVGDYGSRPALNLHPSVNHSTVSFNSVSTGDTDYYDALQSSSSFNLRNSPSKSSMHTSSTHYTDANDFLGSDNDNVSLASTIKDNEPTLEDLQRHAEVLGYNLIEKDIDCHQNHYSTSLTPEDLTKDIIYSAAPQFGLSVVPTEEFIEMEKLITSERLTPDSIRESAKKYGLIVLTEAEHSQLVKKSTQLIAPAPIISTETIKQKAREHGLVPVATNDYLKLIKPDSADDIKEKASKLGIVTLAEEDYKEIKKPLTRELLEARAKELELVTLPVLEYSALKKPLTVTDIKQKCEDWGLVPIEKDIYEDLLNKFNDDSVSEWAKEHGKVIVSKDEYDHLLEVEDQAASVAMTRDELIERAHELNIIPIDADKFEEIQRELASSGRNSMTEDDVVLKAKELGFVPIPVSQYDPNTAIGISKDDLMIRARDLGLVPIPIEQFEQIKKELETPTLTREQIVEHAADFNLIALDLTEYKRLKKGSYLMDNDNDTDSEEDEEEEEDAEVVDSEIKQLNKAAKRFGLLCIPESAFVATSNANTPDVHNVVVLPIKYYNSLLHQESENWAKITDENLQAEAKKRGFQVVVNLRKDFGDGFTQGHRRNSSLATRSVISEDARRSMSEAAANAAMSEMEQQTRSRAPSRSSSIKRPSPSLQTNQASLLTHSESMATGLSLATMASLSAPSIIPALTQTMIGEYLHKYYRRLGGSLFQSSRHERYFWVHPYTLTLYWSTSNPVLENPGNNKTRAAAIMGVESVDDPCPFPAGLYQKSIIVKTEGRDIKLTCATRQRHNIWFNSLRYLLQRNLDGINLDDMLRDDNNVDSNTIYQLPGESSQTATRRLSSTRRASSSSYVKRSTSKWSLRAN